The window GACCCTTCAACAGTTCTTTCTAGTTCCAATGCAAACGGGAGGAAATACACCGTTTTGGTAAATTCTgatgtgttctttattttattttgttgttaaCTGTACATATATATGGATATGCAGTTTTCATAAATGTCAAATTTGATACGAGGAGGAGTTTGTAGAAGACAAAGAAAAAGGCGTGAGCTCAAAACGTAAAGGTTTTCTTGAGAGAGAACATGCAACCACAGTCCAAGACTAAGATTAAGCTTAGCCTGTTCGGCCAAACTTCCACAACTtcctgtttttttttaaaaaaaaaattactttttgcCAAATGGACTTCTCAAAAAGTAGCTTTTGCAAGTATTATAGCAATTTTTTGCTTTTGGGCAATTTTAAGTGCTTTTGAGCGTCAAATTACGAAAAAAGACATTGAAAGATTCACTTTACGGTTAGTATTACTTAAATAGGTAAATGATTTGAAATACTTATTATGAGAGActttaattaaaattttcaattatatttaattaaaatacaaaaagtgAAATTGCAAATAGCGAGGAGCACATATTCATGAGCCTTCTTTGGTCTTACATGTGTTATCGACATAGCATCAGGTTAGATTTTGTCTGAACTGTTGTGATAGTTTGGTAAATTGAATTTTTGCTAGAGGTATTTCGTCCTGAAAAGATGGAAAAACGCTTATGTTTCTAAAGAGAAGCTACTTTCTCCAGCTACTCAAAAAAACACTTACTTTTTTCCCAGaagtttggtcaaacaccttAAATCTCCAAAATAAACACTTATAGTTTCATAGAAGTTTGGTCAAACAGGCTATAAGATAGGGTATTTGGCATTTGAGTCTTATACGTTCTGATTTTACTTCTTTAATTAGTAACTGCTATAATGTAGTCACTGCTGAGTTAAAAATGAAATAtatacttttcttatttttttggtGGTTTTATCTTTTTATGCTGTCCGTCATCTGAAATTGACAGGTATCTCTGAGTGGTCATTTGTTTGATAAATTCCTCATAAACGAAGCCTTGGATATTATTGAAGCAGCAGGTGGCTCCTTCCACTTGGTGAAGTGCCAAGTTGGTCAAATCACAAGCGCTTTGTCATACTCAGAACTGGAGGTTACTTTATCTCTAATCTATTTTGACCTACGCGTACATGATGTGAAACTTGATGATTCTTACTTCCTTGTTGCTTTCATTATTTTGGACAGGTTGGAGCTGAAGATAAAGCAGTTTTGGATAAAATAGTTGATTCTTTAACTTCCCTTGCTTATTCAAGAAATTCTTTGGGATCTCAAAACAAGGAAAACAACATGATATCTTTGAAGGTTGGGGAATTCCAACAAAGCATCACAGATGAGAAATCTGATGCAAAGGTCTTAATTTTAGGTGCTGGTCGGGTTTGCAGACCAGCTGCAGAACTTTTAGCATCAATAGGTAGCATGTCATCCGGACAATGCTTATCATCTATAACTGCTGATTTTGAAGAGCAAAATTGTGTTCAAGTGATTGTTGCTTCTTTGTACTTGAAGGATGCGGAAGAGGTATGCCCGTATATCAAGTTTCATTAGACATTGATCACTCTTAATGAAAAAAGGAACCTCATGATTTCATTTCTGTAAATTGGAAGTTTGGCGGTATTTTTTCACTGCTATATCTTCATATAAGTCTATGTCTCCATTGTCctaatattatatttttagagATTGTGTAAGATATTCTTCTCATGTTCTCGTCTTTTTTCAACAGCATATAATTCTTTTGAGTTCACTTCTTTGACTCTcctctctattttcttttttcatcaGCTTTGCTTCTGCAATGTAATGTTTCTGCCCGTCCCTGTGTCAGTTTATCAGTTCTTTTTATTGTTTGCATTGGGATTTTGTTACAGCATGAAGCGATCTATATTTGCTGTTTATTTAGTTACTAATTATGTATTCTATTTTCAATTTGTTGCATATCTATATTTGTTGTATGTTATGCTTGAGCTCTAATTTTTTTCACTTATAGAACTTTTTTTCATTAGTAATCTTGTTTCAATTGTACAGGTTACTGAAGGTATTCCAAATGCAAAAGCAGTTCAGCTTGATATTACGAATCACGAGTCTCTTTCTAGTTGCATCTCACAGGTATTGTCTTTTGATTGCCTATCGTGGTGAAATATTCTtctctttgaaaataaatagcCTTTGAGACAATAAGTGGTAGTGGTAAGGATCTATTAAGTTTTGAAGCTCCCAAATACTAAACATAGTGTTAGAATTACTGGATGATTGCAGAAAGCTTTTCTTTGGTCATTCTTGTTATAAGTGGCTTTGTCTCATGCTGTCATTCTTGTCATCAAGCAGGTTGATGTTGTCATCAGCTTACTGCCTCCTAGTTGCCATGGTATTGTAGCAAAATCATGCATTGAGGtatttgttttcctttattttcagttttcctttcttttctatgGGTGTCATCTCCTTGTAATTGAGATTCGTATCATGTATGGTAATAAAAGAGGGCCCTGATGAATAGTAAAAATAAATCAACATAAGCTAATAAGAAATTGATCAAACTGCAAGTGTTGACTGCATCTTGAAGAGAGTTTGATTTCTGACATAGATTAAGTACAAATCAgttttgacaagagtgggttgctctagtggtgagcaccctccacttccaaccaagaggttgtgagttcgagccaccccaagagcaaggtggggagttcttggagggagggagccgagggtttatcggaaacagcctctctaccccagggtaggggtaaggtctgcgtacacaccaccctcccagactccactagtgggattgcacggggttgttgttgttgttgttgttgcagttCTTGAATTTTCATTAGAAGTCTATGGGTTCAAAAGCTCTTTGAAGATGTCCGGGGATGGTGAACAACAACGTAAGAGACCACTCTCCCTAGATTATGTACTGAAACAAATGAATCTTGAATAATTTTATGAGCTAATCCAAAAAATGCACCATAACCTGGCCCAGAAATCTTAAAATCTTTACAATTTTTTCCGAGGAAAAATCCTATCTTCAAAGCTAATATCAATCAAACTCTCCTGAATTCGTGGACTACTCTTACTAAAATGCAGCTTCAAATCTCCTGATGCAGCTGAAGAAACATCTTGTCACAGCTAGCTACGTTAATGATTCAATGTTAAAGCTAGACGAAGACGCAAAATGTGCTGGAATTACTATTCTTGGTGAAATGGGCTTGGATCCAGGAATAGGTAACCTTCACCCGAGAAAATTAAATGCTCtacactttttttattttattatataatgCTGTTCTCCTGCATATAAGTAACTTTAATAAGAGCGAAATGAATTTGTTGGAAACTTCTTCATGGTATGAAATTTCCTCTGAATGTTATTGTGCATAACCTATGGTAATAGTACTGCATTTGCAAGTTACCTTCTATCACTTTGTTCAAGTTATCTTCATCAAAAAGTGTGATGGCCACGTCAATCTAAGAAGTAGTAGTTGAATCATTTAACTTCACGAGTTTACTTAGGCCCATCTTGCTGGGTCCAGAATATTATTATTGTGTAGTAATTTGGTTGCTTAATATTTTATTCGGGAAACCTATTTATGTTCTCCAAAATCTGATCAATAAATGATACTGATGATTCAGGTAAAATGTGGCAACAATAGGTAGTTAGTCTTTGTTTGTGGTGACATAAATACCTCCATACCACTCATGAATTAGGCAGCGCATGCTCAAGATGTATCATAGAAAATTGTTGAGATAAATGTCAATGCTTTTAGCTGAAATACAAGTGTCTGATGGTGAACAAATTTGCTGCTGTAAATTGTTTTTttattctaaattttttttttgagaaagaagTATGTTTTGACCAATCTTTGGTTAACTAGTGGTACAAATTTTATGTTGTAGATCATATGATGGCAATGAAAATGATCAACCAAGCCCATGCAGCAAACGGAAAGATCAGGTCTTTCGTTTCTTACTGTGGTGGTCTTCCCTCTCCAGCTGCGGCCAACAACCCACTAGCTTATAAGTTCAGGTATGGCTTCAAGTTCGATTGAATGTTGATTTGATAAGATTACCTTGTCAATTTTGAGAAGCCTGATTGAGCAGGCTTCTTGATATGACATATTTCCAAAAACCTGTGGGGTATCTCTATTCTTCTTTCTTCATTGGCACTTCTTTGCTAACCAGAAGCACATAAAGTGCCCTCTCCAAACTGCCTGagcatttccattttccttagtgATTAAACTGTCTCAACTAACTTTTGAACTAGAGAGTAACTTCTCTTTCCCAACATAAGGCCCTGTACACAAAAAGCAGATAACTATTTGTATTCACTCACTTGATCTATTATTCTCTTTCTGGACGTAATACATTCACACGGATGTTTACCGCCTTCCATTTTGGGTTACTTAGTTTTCGTCTTATTTTTCTGGTTATTAGTGAAGTGGATGTAATCTCTCTGTTATCTTTTACttgttactccctccgttccaatttatgtgaacctgtttgactgggcacgaagtttaagaaaaaatgaagactttttgaatttgtggtcctaaacaagtcaaaaaggggttcAGAGTATTTGTatagttataaaagcttctcattaacggtagaattggaagtttaagctaaattgtttccaaatttagaaagggggcattttttttggaacggaccaaaaaagaaataggttcacataaactggaacggagggactAATATTCTTCCTACTCTGCTGATTTTACATCTCAATCATCCTATTCGTCGattaattttgttatgttgaAACATTATCTAGTTGGAACCCAGCCGGAGCTATACGAGCTGGGTGGAATCCAGCAGCCTATAGATCTGAAGGGGAAATTATTCATGTTGAAGGTGAGTAATTTAGCATAGGAACTGCTTTTGATATCTGTCCCATGAAGAAGTATATTGTACTAAAATTCTAAAACAACTTCTAAAACTACTTCTACTTGCCTCTGTAATATGCAGATGATAGGTTCCTATGTATCATTGACAATCTTAAAGAGTTTATGTCCTCATCTGATTTTTTTGGTCTCTTGCAGCCAATATTAATAGCTATTAATCTCCCGTAATGACACATACTAGCTCTTCAAAGCTCCAACTGTTATCTCCCTAAGTTATCTTCACCCTTTATGGGGCATGGGCATGTGAGGTAGTTTGCCATTTATGTGCTTTTTCTTCGCTAACAATATTCTAAATGCAGGTCAGAGGCTTTATGATTCAGCTGCAAAGCTTCGTCTTCCTGATTTTCCAGCTTTTGCATTAGAGTGTCTCCCAAATCGCAACTCCTTAGTGTATGGAGACTTATATGGTGTAGGAGAGGAAGCATCAACAATCTTTCGAGGAACACTACGCTATGAAGGCATGTCACATTACTGGGTTTCATACAACGCTTTCAGTTAAAGAGACTTGAGTCTGACTTAGGGTTTGAAGGAAAGCATTAGACAGATAACTTTTAGATTTTATTTTCATCCATATAATgcattaaaaggaaaaataattgcTCAGAAGAAGTTGAAACACCGTCCTTCTCAAATTGTTATCTGCTTTATGGTTTTGGCGAGTCAGACTTAAAATGTGTGACCGCCACATCTAaaagcttttatttatttatttaggtcTTGAACATCCCACTCACATAGGAGCACCTAATTCTTTTTTAGCTTTTAACGTAGTTCATGTAGCTTCTAAATAATGCTTTGAAATGACAAAGTGGATAATTCTTTGGGATTGTGGGAGTAATAGACTTGATTGCTTTTTTTGTCACCAAATTTTTGGGTTGACATCTTATGGGTTGATATTTTTCACAGGTTTTAGTCAAATAATGGGGACACTTGCCAAGATTGGATTCTTCTGTACAGAACCATCTCTTATTCTTAAAGATGGGATTAAACCCACACACAGAGCATTTTTGCtgggacttgttggaatagaCGGACAGATTTTCCCCGAACCAGTAATTGATGAAAAATACATCACTGATAGGATCTTGAAACTTGGGCTTTGTAAAGACAAGGACACTGCAGTTAAGACAGCAAAAACTATAATGTAAGTTGAGACAACTATCTGAGGTCAATCAGTTATCTACTTGAAGTATTGAAATTAAGTGTATGTTCTTTACGAATATATTGGTATACAATGTGAAGTGCtgtttttattcatttaaaaGAAAAGGTTGTGGTTGAATGATAAGGGGTTTACTTAATATCCAAATAGATTTTTGGGATTTCAAGAGCCTACAGAAATACCATCATCCTGCAAATCTCCATTTGAAGTTACGTGCTTGCGCATGGAAGAGAGATTAGCATACTCCAATACAGAGCAGGTAGTTGTCAGAATTACTTTTTAAGCCAACTAACATGCAACTAGTGACCTGGATTTACCGTTGATGTTACTTGTGTTAGGACATGGTGCTTTTACACCATGAAGTGGTAGTAGATTACCCAGATGGCCATGCTGAAACCCATAGATCCACACTTTTGGAAATGGGGAGGACAGCGAATGGGAAAACCAACATGGCCATGTCTCTTACAGTAGGGATTCCCGCAGCCACTGGAGCTCTGGTATTCTTCTATTGAACTTGTGCCTGATGATCATAGTAGCTTTGTATTATGGACGAAATCGTAGTTTACTCTTTTCTGCCCATTGCAGCTATTACTTGCGAACAAGATCAAAGCAAATGGTGTACTAAGGCCTATTGATCCAGAAGTTTATGAGCCAGGTAGTTCAGCTCCATTGATTTCCAATTTGTCTAGGGGAAAGGAATGCTTGCTTGCGTAGAAATGAATAATCCAGTTTGATTTAGTAACATTAGGTGTATTTGGTATGATATTAAAATGATTTAATTAAAACAAGTTCTCTTGAAAAAATTTTCTAAAATCATTTTTCCATAATTTGATTACGCTTAAAAATTGATTGGTGGAAATAGTAAAAGGTGGAGGATGAAGCTTGGTGTAATAAATTTGAGTAAGAGAGATTGACAGCAATCAACAATGTTAATAAGTTAGTTGAAGCGAGTGACGGGGAATAAGTTAAAATAGTTGAAGAGGAGAATGAAGGAGAATGTCAGTCATATTCCGTCATTTGTTCTTAAATATATCttcattttttaataatttaggaCAAGTAAGCACTATAAATGATTTCGGAACTTTTTCCAAGATAAGGTGGATGAACCATAAGGAAATTCTCAACTAAGATATGAATCCAAGGTTGTTCTCCTGTGTAGAATGTGAAGAACATGATTTGCTGATAGGAAAATATTTCTAGCTATATTGTAAGAACTCATTTCGTTCCTGGATTTTATTTCAAACAAATAGTATACCTTTTGTTTTCgccaaaatataaaagaaattttaaaaacCTCTGGCTTGATACAAATACcgtaatattaattttttaagttCGTGTATTTTAAAGTACAACTATGAACTCTAGGTATGCTTTAGTTGGAATCAGTCTCCTTATATTATATCAGCAGTTACCCCAGCATACAGCTGATAAATTGTCTGTCTGTGTTTTATCATCAGCTCTGGTTGTATTGTAAAAGAACAGTTAGTGACATAATACTCAGCTCATTTTCTGTAAATTTACAGCACTGGATATTTTGGAGGCATATGGTTTCAAGTTGCTGGAGAAGATTGAATAATGTTTACTGACCATTGGTCTGTTTGATATCAAAACAGATTCTTTTTTCCTGAAGGGTGTCAAATTGTCTCCTAGTAAATCATTGAACAAGCATGTCATTGATGTACATAATCCCGACTCTGTCCTATGTATTATATAAGAATTTCTATAATTTACAAACTAAAGGCCGAGCATATCCAAGAACAATATTTGGATCATAGATTTCATAGTACTAGCTTTGTTTCTTTTTATATGGTATTATTTCCTTATTAATTAGTTATAACATGATTTATCTATTCCAATAACATGATTTTCTAGCCACAGAAATCTATGGCTTGTTTACGACCAATATATTTTCTCGAGGTTCTAACATTTCCATCACCAAAAACGGTAGCACATAATTCAACTAGAAAATAAATTTGCAATATTGAATACCTTTATGGGTTGCAAGTATATAAAGGAGTGTCATTACTAACACTCGGAAAGTTATATATCTGTGCAGAGTAGAAAGGTAAAAtggaacaaaaaataaaagataatacaATTATTCTACTGATTACCAACTTCTAATAGCTGAGGCTTCACTTTTTGATCGCCTTCAAGCAGGTTTACGATTGGTTTAATATATGAAGTCAAATAGAATACAAATCATACATTTTTTCAGGAATTTCTGGGAACTATCCATGAAACTAACTGATGCTCCACTTCTCTCCAGTTGTGCACTTTCTTAACCATGGGATGCCCATTAAGTGACTCACTCTTGGACCATGGGTATGAATTTTCATAATCAAAGAGAAGAACCTTAATTCCAGCTTCCGCACACTCGATAGCATACCTCGGATTGTCATCAATCAAAACATTTGCTCCCAATGACCTAGCAGACGCAGTTATCTAAAAAGTTAGTCTAACAGCGACACAATTATAAAGTTTCACAGGTCAAGAATACACCATAATGAGTCAGACAAAAATTCCGGAATATAAACAAACTAACTTTGTACAACCAGCTAACATACAAAAGATTCCATATTCTATGCCAATAGACAATGGTCAGCTAGCTAGCTAGATACCAAAATGAGGGGTGACAATCTGCTTCTTTATGACATTATCTGAAAATGGCGAGGCATAGCAGAAAAATAGAACAAAGAGAAAGATAAAAGCAGAATGCTTAAGGAGACTGATGATATTACCTGCAAATATCTGATTTAGCTATAGACTGCCCATTCAATGCAAAGTGATTGCCAAAGTGCATATCCTGAAACAATCCAGGATAATGCCTCTCAATCCACTCAATTGTGTGATCTTTAATGGCGTTTTGCCGGGACCTATcaaaatattggtcaaattagTTCTCAAGCAAATACTCAGTGTGGAAGTTAACAATTAATTGAAGCAACCAAACTACGTACGTTACAATTGACAGGTTACAGAATCTAGACATCTTGTGAAGAGCCTGTCGAGCACCAGGAATTGGATGAATTCCGGTCTTGAAATAAGAGGTCTTGAAGAATTCATGGACACGGATATCAGCTGCCAAAATAATTATGTAAGGTTAAAAACAGAAACATTTAGTCACAGATGTCGTGCAGGTCAAACCACTGCATACAAAAGCAACACGCGGAAAGGCAACGAGGTCTCAAGGGCTTTTATGGAAGGAGCGGACCAATTTACTGAAAAGAAAGCACCAATAGAAGAAATGCACAACCTTGTATAAGATACACAAATATCTCATCCGTAAACTAAAAGAATGCATCAAGCATCTAGATCAAATTAATGTGATGCCATATGTCTAAATCAATTGCAGCAATCAACACCTATTAATTTTTACTTCACTAAAAAACAAACAGCAAACAGTTGGTTTATTCCAATTTTATCAATTTCAATTGCCAATTAAAGTCATTTCCATAGTCAAAGTACGATAAATGCCAATTAAAATGAAGAGCAGCAGCAGTAACGGAGCAGGAAACAATGGAACAGCAAAACAATACATTAGCAAAGCAACAGAAAAGATATACTTGTCCAGAGGAACAAAGGCAAGAAGAGCAGAAGTAGAAGCATGCGAGAAGACAAAAAGATGCAGTAGTAAAGAAGcagaagacaaagaaaaagaaaagagagacgAGAAGGCAAAAACTGCAGAAAAAGAGATGGGCCAACTAGCCCAaaagatgaagaaagaaagaagagtaACTGTACTCGAAAATTGAACTGTAGTCACAGCAGTTAGAAGGAACGTAGTCCTAATAGCATAATTCTCAACTGAAAGGAACTTAGTCACAAATATATGACCAATATAAAATTAATCTTACTTAAGCTAAACTTGACCCCCCGATATCAGCTGtactttatcttctttttttctttgagaAATTATGTCAGATCTACTTCATCAGGAAGATCAGAAAAGAAGAGTATGCCTGATGTCTCCACTCTAAAAATGAATGAATAAAAAGAGAACAAAAGCTGGAAAAACACCTTGGAATATTTGCCTATACCTAAATAACTCAACTGAAAGGAACTTAGTCACAAATATATGACCAATATAAAATTAATCTTACTTAAGCTAAACTTGACCCCCGATATCAGCTGtactttatcttctttttttctttgagaAATTATGTCAGATCTACTTCATCAGGAAGATCAGAAAAGAAGAGTATGCCTGATGTCTCCACTCTAAAAATGAATGAATAAAAAGAGAACAAAAGCTGGAAAAACACCTTGGAATATTTGCCTATACCTAAATAACTCAACTGAAAGGA is drawn from Nicotiana tabacum cultivar K326 chromosome 9, ASM71507v2, whole genome shotgun sequence and contains these coding sequences:
- the LOC107827281 gene encoding alpha-aminoadipic semialdehyde synthase isoform X1 is translated as MFGNGVVGILSEATNKWERRAPLTPSHCARLLHTGVSRIIVQPSTKRVHHDALYEDVGCEISEDLSDCGLILGIKQPKLEMILPDRAYAFFSHTHKAQKENMPLLDMILAERASLFDYELIVGDTGKRLLAFGSFAGRAGMIDFLRGLGLWYLNHGYSTPFLSLGSSYMYSSLAAAKAAVISVGEEIATMGLPAGICPLVFVFTGAGNVSRGAQEIFKLLPHTFVDPRKLSELHETARDLTQSKHPSKRIFQVYGCVTTCQDMVERLNPSKSFDKIDYYAHPEQYGPAFHEKIAPYASVIVNCMYWEKRFPRLLTTKQIQDLMRNGCPLVGICDITCDVGGSIEFINQTSSIDSPFFRYEPSNDSYHFDIEGKGVMCSAVDILPTEFAKEASQHFGDILSHFTGSLASFRNLEELPAHLRRACIAHHGRLTQLYEYIPRMRKSDLEDPSTVLSSSNANGRKYTVLVSLSGHLFDKFLINEALDIIEAAGGSFHLVKCQVGQITSALSYSELEVGAEDKAVLDKIVDSLTSLAYSRNSLGSQNKENNMISLKVGEFQQSITDEKSDAKVLILGAGRVCRPAAELLASIGSMSSGQCLSSITADFEEQNCVQVIVASLYLKDAEEVTEGIPNAKAVQLDITNHESLSSCISQVDVVISLLPPSCHGIVAKSCIELKKHLVTASYVNDSMLKLDEDAKCAGITILGEMGLDPGIDHMMAMKMINQAHAANGKIRSFVSYCGGLPSPAAANNPLAYKFSWNPAGAIRAGWNPAAYRSEGEIIHVEGQRLYDSAAKLRLPDFPAFALECLPNRNSLVYGDLYGVGEEASTIFRGTLRYEGFSQIMGTLAKIGFFCTEPSLILKDGIKPTHRAFLLGLVGIDGQIFPEPVIDEKYITDRILKLGLCKDKDTAVKTAKTIIFLGFQEPTEIPSSCKSPFEVTCLRMEERLAYSNTEQDMVLLHHEVVVDYPDGHAETHRSTLLEMGRTANGKTNMAMSLTVGIPAATGALLLLANKIKANGVLRPIDPEVYEPALDILEAYGFKLLEKIE
- the LOC107827281 gene encoding alpha-aminoadipic semialdehyde synthase isoform X2, with product MYSSLAAAKAAVISVGEEIATMGLPAGICPLVFVFTGAGNVSRGAQEIFKLLPHTFVDPRKLSELHETARDLTQSKHPSKRIFQVYGCVTTCQDMVERLNPSKSFDKIDYYAHPEQYGPAFHEKIAPYASVIVNCMYWEKRFPRLLTTKQIQDLMRNGCPLVGICDITCDVGGSIEFINQTSSIDSPFFRYEPSNDSYHFDIEGKGVMCSAVDILPTEFAKEASQHFGDILSHFTGSLASFRNLEELPAHLRRACIAHHGRLTQLYEYIPRMRKSDLEDPSTVLSSSNANGRKYTVLVSLSGHLFDKFLINEALDIIEAAGGSFHLVKCQVGQITSALSYSELEVGAEDKAVLDKIVDSLTSLAYSRNSLGSQNKENNMISLKVGEFQQSITDEKSDAKVLILGAGRVCRPAAELLASIGSMSSGQCLSSITADFEEQNCVQVIVASLYLKDAEEVTEGIPNAKAVQLDITNHESLSSCISQVDVVISLLPPSCHGIVAKSCIELKKHLVTASYVNDSMLKLDEDAKCAGITILGEMGLDPGIDHMMAMKMINQAHAANGKIRSFVSYCGGLPSPAAANNPLAYKFSWNPAGAIRAGWNPAAYRSEGEIIHVEGQRLYDSAAKLRLPDFPAFALECLPNRNSLVYGDLYGVGEEASTIFRGTLRYEGFSQIMGTLAKIGFFCTEPSLILKDGIKPTHRAFLLGLVGIDGQIFPEPVIDEKYITDRILKLGLCKDKDTAVKTAKTIIFLGFQEPTEIPSSCKSPFEVTCLRMEERLAYSNTEQDMVLLHHEVVVDYPDGHAETHRSTLLEMGRTANGKTNMAMSLTVGIPAATGALLLLANKIKANGVLRPIDPEVYEPALDILEAYGFKLLEKIE